One Scleropages formosus chromosome 8, fSclFor1.1, whole genome shotgun sequence DNA window includes the following coding sequences:
- the LOC108925792 gene encoding diencephalon/mesencephalon homeobox protein 1-like, with protein MGVWKESRNGKSNPLASGAESENSRRKRTAFSKENVALLRATFEKHPYPGISLRERLSQQTGLPESRIQVWFQNRRARTLKHRGNKQSSWKQKPVPPKHATGMINNEWNEGYFYNHSSFLTAHGTQSLASAGDLGYFNASDGFLECQMLGTSAGFPLMNPGTHYLPGNFGMRADLPCSNSMWSPALPENRSYSSNAQELFQSTAQAEKSSLYRNDSYPFEALAMPDSGYWDVSQGNNPLVPHCFQYSKSLEQQLAEISNPLESRIQLPEPEPSLLSLVEILDNLQPQW; from the exons ATGGGCGTGTGGAAGGAGTCCAGGAATG GCAAATCCAATCCGCTGGCTTCTGGAGCCGAGTCGGAAAACAGCCGCAGGAAGAGGACCGCCTTCTCCAAGGAGAACGTGGCTCTTCTGCGGGCCACTTTTGAGAAACACCCCTACCCTGGAATCAGCTTGCGAGAGAGGCTCTCCCAGCAGACAGGCCTACCCGAGTCACGCATCCAG GTGTGGTTCCAGAACAGGAGAGCCAGGACCTTGAAGCACAGAGGCAATAAACAGTCCTCATGGAAGCAGAAGCCTGTGCCTCCTAAGCATGCCACGGGCATG ATAAACAATGAATGGAACGAGGGCTATTTCTACAATcactcctcttttctcactgCTCATGGAACTCAGAGCCTGGCTTCAGCAGGAGACTTGGGTTACTTCAACGCCTCAGATGGCTTTCTGGAGTGCCAGATGTTGGGTACCAGTGCCGGTTTCCCTCTGATGAATCCAGGTACCCATTATCTACCAGGTAACTTCGGTATGAGAGCTGACTTGCCATGCAGCAACTCCATGTGGAGCCCAGCACTACCAGAGAACAGAAGCTATAGCTCAAATGCCCAGGAACTCTTTCAAAGCACAGCTCAAGCTGAAAAAAGCTCCCTCTACAGAAATGATAGTTACCCATTTGAAGCCCTTGCTATGCCAGACTCTGGCTACTGGGATGTGAGTCAGGGGAACAACCCACTTGTTCCTCACTGCTTTCAgtacagcaagtctttggagcAACAGCTTGCTGAGATCTCAAATCCCCTAGAATCACGAATCCAGCTGCCAGAGCCAGAACCCTCACTGCTTTCTCTGGTGGAAATCTTGGACAATTTGCAGCCCCAGTGGTGA
- the LOC108925791 gene encoding uncharacterized protein LOC108925791, with product MNFAAQFFYSSYKSDGSPRRSGFGDSDEYDPFWQSEGERLGASEQSRSHTDGKYKDCPVPNGCLSRRPTPIHPERLKDFGEEEYLNGDVKTWETKVAGDPEPQLLSPPKPVKKKDSDAKTTTKTQNEYLRFEDISAAAFKIQSTMQKTPCTYSRLSKQYGMEIFLKKEHLHYTGSVKERGVLYLLTSLKQEQQKKGVIVATDSNFSMAVAHHASNLRIPAFVIMPASSSPSRLRMYRDFGAMVISYGSTYHDSQNHARHLAKENNYLYLEEDDSAVYIAGLGTVGMEIYEQVPKLDAVIVPAGGECGLLAGTAAALKHLNPSVSVIGVEPQDYPLLLQSLKNDFPVKELYNSPNRKLYGDLVDPPLGSRTFQLAKRLVDKVVSVREEDVLVAMLKFQEYEKTTVDTGGAIGLAAILAGQLTELKGKRVAVLISSANMELGLVRQCVERALVLDDQVSRFSVQLGDWPGDMAKLLDILAREDVRLLDVCHRRHNDSSDLFKTQVECVVETRDRTLSAHLRNVLSERYPTLRWQER from the exons TGAAGGAGAGCGTTTAGGAGCATCTGAACAGAGTCGCTCTCACACCGATGGGAAGTACAAGGACTGTCCTGTGCCAAATGGGTGCCTGTCCCGCAGGCCTACGCCCATCCACCCAGAGCGACTGAAGGACTTTGGGGAGGAGGAATACCTCAATGGGGATGTGAAGACATGGGAGACGAAAGTGGCGGGGGACCCAGAGCCCCAGTTGTTGTCTCCACCGAAGCCAGTGAAAAAGAAGGATAGTGATGCTAAGACCACCACAAAGACCCAAAACGAATACCTGCGCTTTGAAGACATTAGTGCAGCTGCTTTCAAAATTCAGTCCACGATGCAGAAGACCCCTTGCACA TATTCTCGGCTTTCGAAGCAATACGGGATGGAAATCTTCCTGAAGAAAGAGCACCTTCACTACACAGGTTCTGTGAAGGAGCGAGGTGTACTCTACTTGTTGACATCCCTTAAACAG GAGCAACAGAAGAAGGGTGTTATTGTGGCGACAGACAGCAATTTTTCCATGGCCGTGGCACACCATGCATCAAACCTGCGGATCCCTGCCTTCGTCATCATGCCAGCCAGCAGCTCTCCATCGCGCCTGCGTATGTACCGCGACTTCGGGGCTATGGTGATCTCCTATGGCAGCACGTACCATGACTCGCAGAACCACGCTCGCCACCTGGCCAAGGAGAACAACTACCTCTACCTGGAAGA GGATGACAGTGCAGTCTACATAGCAGGGCTGGGCACAGTGGGCATGGAGATCTACGAGCAGGTTCCCAAGCTTGACGCCGTCATTGTGCCAGCCGGCGGGGAGTGTGGGCTGCTGGCCGGAACAGCAGCCGCGCTCAAGCACCTGAACCCCTCTGTCTCGGTCATT GGAGTGGAACCTCAGGATTACCCACTTTTGCTGCAGTCCCTTAAAAATGATTTTCCTGTGAAGGAGCTGTACAACTCCCCAAACAGGAAACTGTACGGAG ATTTAGTGGATCCTCCACTGGGAAGCCGTACCTTCCAGCTGGCGAAGAGGCTGGTGGACAAAGTCGTTTCTGTCAG AGAGGAAGACGTCCTGGTGGCCATGCTGAAGTTTCAGGAGTACGAGAAAACGACGGTCGACACCGGGGGGGCGATCGGACTGGCTGCTATCTTAGCTGGACAACTGACCGAACTCAAGGGCAAAAG GGTGGCAGTACTCATCAGCAGTGCAAATATGGAGCTTGGCCTggtcagacagtgtgtggaacgtGCTCTCGTTCTAGATGACCAGGTGAGCAGGTTCTCGGTGCAGCTTGGAGACTGGCCTGGAGACATGGCTAAACTACTGGACATCCTGGCCAGAGAAGATGTCAG GTTACTAGATGTGTGCCACCGCAGGCACAATGACAGCTCCGATCTCTTTAAAACCCAG gTGGAATGCGTGGTGGAGACCAGGGACAGGACACTGAGCGCCCACCTGAGAAATGTGCTCTCAGAGCGCTATCCCACACTGCGCTGGCAGGAGCGATGA